In Turicibacter sanguinis, a genomic segment contains:
- a CDS encoding peptidoglycan D,D-transpeptidase FtsI family protein, giving the protein MVDKILKLIKSLVFRIHILKIVSIVLFLVICFRLYSIQVTYSPDYTNYIERSTTVELQKNVPRGVIYDRNFDVLVDNEAVNTITYQLYSDVSKSQMKDIASQLANLIEVDFSKLTSRDLKDLYLEVFKEEANELVTAKEIKELDDNEIYQLQLSRITDEMLEKLSDHDKETQAIYINMNKGTNLTSNIIKKGATQDEIAIVSEHLESLPGVNTDVDWDRTYPSVAGISPIYGRVSSYEQGLPANLSGYYKAHDYQSNDRVGLSQLELYYEALLRGSKSQYVLKNENEVSNYQEIYEGQRGYELVLSLDAELQAALNKIVEDELIAAKTNRPVATQYLREAYVVMLNPNTGEVLSMTGKVIEYNEETKQYEIYDNSLGTIQNAFTMGSVVKGASLLAGYHYGVTDINQYITDGPLSFKGGLIKKSWKTLGYINDSDALKFSSNVYFMLQTIRLGGGTYVPGGPLVLDVSAFDQYREFFNQFGLGVSTGIDLPNESIGLIETNKTSGKLLDFSIGQADIYTTMQLAQYVSTIATSGRRYAPQIVKDVYLPSNEEVDGKQLVKSFEPKLLNIVQMDQKYYDRVHEGFKRALQESGGTGYSVFYKADFNPAGKTGTAQEYLRDTETGRYVKDENGDFIEVYNRTLIAYAPADNPEVAIAVVIPQAELPTQSDAASLNIGYEALKAYFDLNKQRIQTTPTPQNQDSIPVGETEGGAETDQVGETPTQDQPSTPNISED; this is encoded by the coding sequence ATGGTAGATAAGATTTTAAAGCTAATCAAGTCATTAGTTTTTCGAATACATATTTTAAAGATTGTCAGTATTGTTTTGTTTTTAGTGATTTGTTTTCGACTATATTCAATTCAAGTTACGTATTCACCGGATTACACGAATTATATTGAACGCTCGACGACGGTTGAGCTCCAAAAAAATGTCCCACGTGGGGTTATTTATGATCGTAACTTTGATGTTTTAGTGGATAATGAGGCCGTTAATACCATTACGTATCAACTTTACTCAGATGTTTCTAAGTCACAAATGAAAGACATTGCGAGTCAATTAGCGAATTTAATCGAGGTTGATTTCTCAAAACTAACCTCTCGTGATTTAAAAGACTTATATCTTGAGGTTTTCAAAGAGGAAGCGAATGAATTAGTGACTGCTAAAGAAATCAAAGAGTTAGATGATAATGAAATTTATCAACTACAATTAAGTCGTATTACAGATGAGATGCTTGAAAAGTTAAGTGATCATGATAAAGAGACGCAAGCCATTTATATTAATATGAATAAGGGGACGAATTTAACGTCTAATATCATTAAAAAAGGAGCCACTCAAGATGAAATTGCCATTGTAAGTGAGCATCTAGAATCACTACCAGGTGTGAATACAGATGTCGATTGGGATCGCACTTATCCAAGTGTCGCGGGAATAAGTCCAATTTATGGACGTGTTTCATCGTATGAGCAAGGGTTACCAGCCAATTTGTCAGGCTATTATAAAGCGCATGATTATCAATCAAATGACCGCGTTGGGCTCTCACAATTAGAGCTTTATTACGAAGCTTTATTACGTGGAAGCAAATCTCAATATGTACTCAAAAATGAGAATGAGGTTTCAAACTATCAAGAAATTTATGAGGGACAACGTGGTTATGAGCTAGTTTTATCACTTGATGCCGAGCTTCAAGCAGCGCTCAATAAAATTGTTGAAGATGAGTTGATAGCGGCTAAAACGAATCGCCCGGTTGCCACACAGTATTTACGTGAAGCATATGTGGTCATGTTAAATCCAAATACAGGTGAAGTTTTATCGATGACGGGAAAAGTCATTGAATATAACGAAGAAACAAAACAATATGAGATATATGATAATTCTCTTGGAACTATTCAAAATGCCTTTACAATGGGATCAGTTGTCAAAGGGGCAAGTTTATTAGCAGGTTATCATTACGGAGTAACGGATATCAATCAATATATTACAGACGGTCCATTATCATTTAAAGGTGGATTGATTAAAAAGTCATGGAAAACACTCGGCTATATTAATGATTCAGACGCCTTAAAGTTCTCAAGTAACGTTTATTTCATGTTACAAACAATTCGTCTTGGAGGTGGAACTTACGTCCCAGGAGGACCATTAGTGTTAGACGTTAGTGCTTTTGATCAGTATCGCGAGTTCTTTAATCAATTTGGTCTTGGAGTCAGTACAGGAATTGATTTGCCAAATGAATCAATTGGGTTAATTGAAACGAATAAGACATCAGGGAAATTGCTTGACTTTTCAATTGGACAGGCGGATATTTATACGACGATGCAATTAGCACAATATGTCTCAACTATTGCGACAAGTGGCCGTCGTTATGCACCTCAAATTGTCAAAGATGTGTATTTACCTTCAAATGAGGAAGTAGATGGAAAGCAATTGGTGAAGTCGTTTGAACCGAAACTATTAAATATCGTTCAAATGGATCAAAAATATTACGATCGTGTTCATGAAGGATTTAAACGCGCCTTACAAGAATCAGGCGGGACAGGTTACTCGGTCTTTTATAAAGCAGACTTTAATCCAGCCGGAAAAACCGGGACAGCTCAGGAATATCTTCGCGATACTGAAACAGGGCGTTATGTAAAAGATGAAAATGGCGATTTTATTGAGGTCTACAATCGTACCTTAATTGCCTATGCACCTGCTGACAATCCGGAAGTAGCGATTGCAGTGGTCATTCCACAGGCAGAATTACCGACTCAATCGGATGCAGCGTCACTTAACATTGGATATGAAGCATTAAAGGCTTATTTTGACTTAAATAAGCAACGGATTCAAACAACTCCGACACCGCAAAATCAAGACTCAATTCCAGTTGGAGAAACAGAAGGAGGAGCTGAAACTGATCAAGTAGGGGAAACACCAACGCAAGATCAGCCTAGCACACCAAATATTTCAGAAGATTGA
- a CDS encoding superoxide dismutase, whose protein sequence is MADFMLPPLPYSYNALEPYLDAQTMEIHYTKHHQTYTNNLNALVKGHEEFFDGKTIEEILSDVEAIPADIRQGVINQGGGYANHNMYWSVLSPNGGGEPFGKLAKHVKQTFGSCDKMKKLISQAAISQFGSGWGWLVLTENKELEVMNTLNQNSPLSIGKTPLLLIDVWEHAYYLKYQNRRAEFVEAIWNVINWDEVERRYEEALKK, encoded by the coding sequence ATGGCTGATTTTATGTTACCACCATTGCCTTATTCTTATAATGCACTAGAACCTTATTTAGATGCACAAACGATGGAAATTCATTACACGAAACATCATCAAACGTATACGAATAATTTAAATGCCTTAGTTAAAGGACATGAAGAATTTTTTGATGGAAAAACAATTGAAGAAATTCTAAGTGATGTTGAGGCAATTCCAGCTGATATTCGTCAAGGCGTGATTAATCAAGGTGGCGGATACGCAAATCATAACATGTATTGGAGCGTTCTTTCACCAAATGGTGGGGGTGAACCATTTGGAAAATTAGCTAAACACGTAAAACAGACGTTTGGTAGTTGCGATAAGATGAAAAAATTAATTTCACAGGCAGCTATCAGTCAATTTGGATCAGGATGGGGATGGCTTGTTTTAACTGAAAACAAAGAGTTAGAGGTGATGAATACATTAAATCAAAACTCACCTTTGAGTATCGGAAAAACGCCTCTTTTACTGATTGATGTATGGGAACATGCGTATTATTTAAAATATCAAAATCGCCGAGCTGAATTTGTGGAAGCCATATGGAACGTTATTAACTGGGATGAAGTGGAAAGACGCTATGAAGAAGCATTGAAAAAGTAA
- a CDS encoding L-lactate dehydrogenase: MKTGVRRVVLVGTGFVGMSFAYSMLNQGGLEEFVLIDVNKDKAEGEAMDLSHGLPFAPHKMDIWAGTYEDCRTADIVVITAGAAQQPGETRLDLVEKNARIMRGIVRDIMKSGFNGILVIASNPVDVLTYVAWQESGLPRHRVIGSGTTLDTARLRYEIGKYLNVDPRNVHGYIVGEHGDTEFPLWSHTTVGVMPLLDIINDNPQYKFEDLEQIYVNVRDAAYHIIDRKKATYYGIGMALTRIVKAILSDENSSLSVSVYLNGQYGQNDVFVGVPAIINRNGVREVFELNITGSERDKLAKSVAVLKETLDSVR; this comes from the coding sequence ATGAAAACTGGAGTAAGACGTGTTGTCTTAGTAGGAACAGGATTTGTAGGAATGAGCTTTGCTTATTCAATGTTAAACCAAGGTGGATTAGAAGAATTCGTCTTAATCGATGTAAACAAAGACAAAGCTGAAGGGGAAGCAATGGACTTAAGCCACGGGTTACCTTTCGCACCACATAAAATGGATATTTGGGCAGGAACATATGAAGATTGCCGTACAGCTGATATCGTTGTAATCACAGCGGGAGCTGCACAACAACCAGGTGAAACACGTTTAGATTTAGTTGAGAAAAATGCACGTATTATGCGTGGAATTGTTCGTGACATCATGAAATCAGGATTCAACGGAATCTTAGTCATTGCAAGTAACCCGGTTGACGTTTTAACTTATGTAGCTTGGCAAGAATCAGGATTACCACGCCACCGTGTAATCGGATCAGGAACAACTTTAGATACAGCTCGTTTACGTTATGAAATCGGTAAATACTTAAATGTTGACCCACGTAACGTTCACGGATATATCGTTGGAGAACACGGAGATACTGAGTTCCCATTATGGTCTCATACAACAGTTGGGGTAATGCCATTATTAGATATCATCAATGATAACCCACAATATAAATTTGAAGATTTAGAACAAATCTACGTTAATGTACGTGACGCAGCTTACCACATCATCGATCGTAAAAAAGCAACTTACTACGGAATCGGTATGGCATTAACTCGTATTGTTAAAGCTATTTTAAGTGATGAAAACAGTTCATTATCAGTATCTGTTTACTTAAATGGACAATATGGACAAAATGATGTATTCGTAGGGGTTCCTGCTATCATTAACCGTAACGGAGTACGTGAAGTATTTGAATTAAATATCACAGGATCTGAACGCGATAAATTAGCTAAATCAGTGGCTGTTTTAAAAGAAACGTTAGACTCTGTACGTTAA
- a CDS encoding DEAD/DEAH box helicase, giving the protein MSERFQDLNIKPYLKAAIEDLHFEELTQIQEQVIPLALEGKDIIGQSQTGSGKTHAFLIPIFESLKEDVQQVQAVITTPTRELAEQIYIVASHLASFSETPIKIGRYVGGTDKKQTIERLGVQPQIVIGTPGRIKDLAINERALLVHTAKMFVVDEADMTLETGFLTDIDQIAGTMGKDLQMMVFSATIPQALKPFLKKYMTVPTHIHIQPRQQTAVKINHILYPTKHRSRVNIVANLLKTINPYLAIIFVNTKQHATEVSNALTSQGLQVGQIHGDLTPRQRRQMMQRIRNLDFQYIVATDIAARGIDIEGVSHVINYELPQDLEFYIHRVGRTARGNYDGVAITLYDSAEEELLQELEERGIKFNYKELKNGELVTVNARNSRQKREKKENEIDKIAKAKVRKPKKVTPGYKKKMKFEMDKVKRQERRKRK; this is encoded by the coding sequence ATGTCTGAACGTTTTCAAGATTTAAATATAAAGCCATACTTAAAGGCAGCGATTGAAGATTTACACTTTGAGGAATTAACTCAAATTCAAGAACAAGTTATCCCATTAGCATTAGAAGGTAAAGATATTATTGGTCAGTCTCAAACAGGGAGTGGAAAAACACATGCGTTTTTAATTCCAATCTTTGAGTCACTAAAAGAAGACGTGCAACAAGTGCAAGCGGTGATTACAACCCCAACACGCGAACTTGCTGAACAAATTTATATTGTAGCAAGTCATTTAGCGTCATTTAGCGAAACACCAATTAAAATTGGACGTTATGTGGGGGGAACGGATAAAAAGCAAACGATTGAAAGATTAGGGGTACAACCTCAAATCGTGATCGGAACACCAGGACGTATTAAAGACTTAGCCATCAATGAACGTGCGTTATTAGTTCATACAGCTAAAATGTTTGTCGTTGATGAAGCAGATATGACACTTGAAACAGGATTCTTAACAGATATCGATCAAATTGCAGGTACAATGGGAAAAGACTTACAAATGATGGTCTTCTCAGCAACAATTCCTCAAGCATTAAAGCCGTTCTTAAAGAAATATATGACAGTTCCAACTCATATTCACATTCAACCACGTCAACAAACAGCGGTTAAAATCAATCATATTTTATATCCAACGAAACACCGCAGCCGTGTTAATATTGTGGCAAATTTACTTAAAACCATTAATCCATACTTAGCGATTATCTTCGTTAATACCAAACAACATGCCACAGAAGTTTCGAATGCTTTAACATCACAAGGGCTACAAGTTGGGCAGATCCATGGGGATTTAACACCACGTCAACGCCGTCAAATGATGCAACGTATTCGTAATTTAGATTTCCAATACATCGTGGCAACGGATATTGCAGCACGTGGAATCGATATTGAAGGAGTTAGCCATGTTATTAACTATGAACTTCCTCAGGATTTAGAGTTTTATATCCATCGTGTTGGTCGTACAGCGCGTGGAAATTATGATGGAGTAGCTATTACATTATATGATTCAGCCGAAGAAGAATTATTACAAGAGTTAGAAGAACGTGGAATTAAATTCAACTATAAAGAATTAAAAAACGGTGAATTGGTAACGGTTAATGCTCGTAATAGTCGCCAAAAGCGTGAAAAGAAAGAAAATGAAATTGATAAAATTGCAAAGGCAAAAGTTCGTAAACCGAAAAAAGTAACACCAGGTTATAAAAAGAAAATGAAGTTTGAAATGGATAAAGTAAAACGTCAAGAGCGTCGTAAAAGAAAGTAA
- the rpmG gene encoding 50S ribosomal protein L33, translating into MRVNLTLKCTVCGEENYISKKNKRNNPERLEMNKYCPRCKKATAHREKK; encoded by the coding sequence GTGCGAGTAAATCTTACATTAAAATGTACAGTTTGCGGTGAAGAAAACTACATTTCTAAAAAAAATAAACGTAATAACCCAGAACGTCTTGAGATGAATAAATATTGCCCACGTTGTAAAAAAGCAACTGCTCATCGCGAGAAAAAATAA
- a CDS encoding 4-hydroxy-3-methylbut-2-enyl diphosphate reductase, with protein sequence MNVIKIAPRGYCQGVISALNIVQSAAHDETLPRPIYVLGMIVHNEHITDAINQLGVITIDDKKKTRAELLDQIESGTVIFTAHGISPIVKQKAIDKGLYVIDASCKDVIKTHTLMKEHIDLGYDVIYIGKNGHPETEGALGVDEHHIHLISNANELENLQISNDKIIITNQTTMSLWDVFSLSEKIKEKFPKAIFIKEICNATQVRQEAVANQAGAADLTIVVGDPHSNNTARLSQISVERANTPSYRIADLSDLNLEWLKGVETVAITAGASTPTPITKEVIDFLEAYDELDASTWDTTSHITSDKVLFKRK encoded by the coding sequence ATGAACGTCATTAAAATTGCTCCACGTGGTTATTGCCAAGGTGTGATCAGTGCTTTAAATATAGTTCAAAGCGCGGCACATGATGAGACACTTCCACGCCCAATCTATGTTTTAGGAATGATTGTTCATAATGAACATATAACAGATGCTATCAATCAACTCGGGGTGATTACCATTGATGATAAGAAAAAAACACGTGCTGAGCTTCTTGATCAAATTGAATCAGGAACCGTTATTTTCACAGCACATGGTATCTCTCCCATCGTTAAACAAAAAGCAATTGACAAAGGACTTTATGTCATTGACGCTAGCTGTAAAGATGTGATTAAAACACATACGTTAATGAAAGAACACATTGACTTAGGGTATGATGTCATTTATATTGGAAAAAATGGTCATCCAGAAACAGAGGGCGCACTTGGTGTTGATGAACATCACATTCATTTAATTTCAAATGCCAACGAACTTGAAAACTTACAAATCTCCAATGATAAAATCATCATTACCAATCAAACGACGATGAGTTTATGGGATGTTTTTTCTCTTTCTGAAAAAATCAAAGAAAAATTCCCAAAAGCGATCTTCATTAAAGAAATTTGTAACGCAACTCAGGTTCGTCAAGAAGCGGTAGCAAATCAAGCAGGTGCAGCCGATTTAACAATTGTCGTAGGGGATCCACACAGTAATAATACGGCCCGTTTATCACAAATTTCAGTTGAACGTGCTAACACACCATCCTATCGAATCGCAGATTTAAGTGATTTAAATTTAGAGTGGTTAAAGGGCGTTGAAACAGTTGCGATTACGGCAGGAGCTTCAACTCCAACTCCAATCACCAAAGAAGTCATTGATTTCTTAGAAGCTTATGATGAATTAGATGCCTCAACGTGGGATACAACCTCACATATTACAAGTGATAAAGTGTTATTTAAACGCAAATAA
- a CDS encoding deoxyribonuclease IV, with translation MLKIGSHVGMAGKEMLLGAAKEAHSYGANTFMIYTGAPQNTRRKAIEELNIDAGWNYMNEHGISDIVVHAPYIINLANTVKPETFELAVEFLAKEIERSVALRAKTIVLHPGAHVGAGVEAGLDKIVEGLNEVLTKDTAITIALETMAGKGTEIGRSFEELAYIFEHVVHNEKLRVCFDTCHVHDAGYDIVNDFAGVLESFDRLIGKKQIAAFHINDSKNISGAKKDRHENIGFGEIGFDALKYIMYHKDFEKVPKILETPYVGMEGSKDKVPPYKQEIEMFKKGEFDPKNLERILGRL, from the coding sequence ATGTTAAAAATCGGATCTCATGTTGGGATGGCTGGAAAAGAGATGTTACTTGGAGCTGCTAAGGAAGCTCATTCATATGGAGCGAATACGTTTATGATTTATACGGGTGCTCCTCAAAATACACGTCGTAAAGCAATTGAAGAGTTAAATATCGATGCGGGATGGAACTATATGAATGAACATGGGATTTCTGATATTGTGGTTCATGCGCCTTATATTATTAACTTAGCGAACACTGTAAAGCCTGAAACATTTGAATTAGCGGTTGAGTTTTTAGCTAAAGAGATTGAGCGTTCGGTTGCCTTGCGTGCGAAAACGATTGTTTTACATCCTGGTGCTCATGTTGGTGCAGGCGTGGAAGCGGGACTTGATAAAATTGTTGAAGGATTAAATGAAGTCTTAACAAAAGATACAGCGATTACGATTGCACTTGAGACAATGGCCGGTAAAGGAACTGAAATTGGACGTAGTTTTGAAGAATTAGCCTATATTTTTGAACATGTCGTTCATAATGAAAAATTACGCGTTTGTTTTGATACATGCCACGTTCATGATGCAGGTTATGATATCGTGAATGACTTCGCTGGCGTTTTAGAATCATTTGATCGTTTGATTGGAAAAAAACAAATCGCTGCTTTTCATATCAATGACAGTAAAAATATATCTGGCGCTAAAAAAGACCGCCATGAAAACATCGGATTTGGTGAAATCGGATTTGATGCGTTAAAATATATTATGTATCATAAAGATTTTGAGAAAGTTCCTAAAATTTTAGAAACACCTTATGTTGGGATGGAAGGTTCGAAAGATAAAGTCCCACCGTATAAACAAGAAATTGAAATGTTTAAAAAAGGTGAATTTGATCCAAAGAACTTAGAACGCATTTTAGGACGTTTATAA
- the ispG gene encoding flavodoxin-dependent (E)-4-hydroxy-3-methylbut-2-enyl-diphosphate synthase — protein sequence MSLITHRQNTKKVQVGNLFIGGANEVIIQSMTTTKTHDIEATVEQINRLAAAGCQLVRVACLDEEDAKAVKAIKERISIPLVVDIHFDYRLALIAIEGGVDKIRINPGNIGNEDRVRQIVEAAKAKKVAIRIGVNAGSLEKEILKKYGKPTAEGMVESAKFHVEILEKLGFEDIIISLKASDTDLAIEAYELAAKTFPYPLHLGITEAGTVFSGTIKSAIGLGILLNQGIGNTMRVSLSADPVEEIKVAREILKNFGLIKNMATLISCPTCGRIQYNLIPLAQRVEDYLTTVPHDIKVAVMGCAVNGPGEAKNADIGIAGGRGEGLLIKNGEIVRKVPEAEMFDTLVEEIQILIKERESLA from the coding sequence ATGTCTTTAATAACACATCGTCAAAATACAAAAAAAGTTCAAGTAGGTAATCTCTTTATCGGTGGTGCAAATGAAGTCATTATTCAAAGTATGACCACCACTAAAACGCACGATATTGAAGCAACGGTTGAACAAATCAACCGATTAGCTGCCGCAGGATGTCAACTCGTCCGCGTCGCTTGTTTAGATGAAGAAGATGCAAAAGCAGTCAAAGCGATTAAAGAACGTATTAGCATTCCTTTAGTTGTTGATATTCATTTTGACTATCGCTTGGCGTTAATCGCAATTGAAGGTGGCGTTGATAAAATTCGCATCAATCCAGGTAATATTGGAAATGAAGACCGTGTGCGCCAAATTGTTGAAGCAGCTAAAGCGAAAAAAGTTGCGATTCGTATCGGTGTGAATGCCGGTTCATTAGAAAAAGAAATCTTAAAAAAATATGGGAAACCAACGGCGGAAGGAATGGTTGAAAGTGCCAAATTCCACGTTGAAATTTTAGAAAAACTAGGGTTTGAAGATATTATTATTTCACTTAAAGCCTCAGATACTGACTTAGCGATTGAAGCTTATGAGTTAGCCGCTAAAACATTCCCATATCCATTGCATTTAGGAATCACAGAAGCCGGAACGGTCTTCTCTGGAACCATTAAAAGTGCTATTGGACTTGGAATTTTATTAAATCAAGGGATTGGAAATACGATGCGTGTGTCATTAAGTGCAGATCCGGTGGAAGAAATTAAAGTCGCACGCGAAATTTTAAAGAATTTCGGCTTAATTAAAAATATGGCAACCTTAATTTCTTGCCCAACATGTGGTCGTATCCAATATAATTTAATTCCCCTTGCACAACGCGTTGAAGATTATTTAACAACGGTTCCTCATGATATCAAAGTTGCTGTCATGGGATGCGCGGTAAACGGGCCTGGTGAAGCTAAAAATGCTGATATTGGAATTGCAGGTGGACGCGGTGAAGGACTTCTTATCAAAAATGGAGAAATCGTTCGTAAAGTTCCGGAAGCTGAAATGTTTGATACCTTAGTTGAAGAAATTCAAATTTTAATTAAAGAACGCGAAAGCTTAGCTTAA
- a CDS encoding MBL fold metallo-hydrolase, producing the protein MKVFPLILGPVQTACYLVSNGNKAVVIDPAANAQTIIRHLKTKGLELEAILLTHGHFDHIGAVNELATHYQVPIYAHKKEKEYFENPDVNLSPMIYERLVLNPNFDYQFLADGAEFDCIDTNIQAFHVPGHTTGSLCFYFKEGDMLFTGDTLFKGSIGRTDFIYGNHDQLVTGIKKKLLTLPKNTLVYPGHGDCTTIEEETNHNPFLK; encoded by the coding sequence ATGAAAGTTTTCCCACTTATTTTAGGGCCTGTTCAAACAGCCTGTTACCTTGTCTCAAATGGCAATAAAGCCGTCGTCATTGATCCGGCTGCGAATGCGCAAACGATTATTAGACACCTAAAAACGAAAGGATTAGAACTTGAAGCTATTTTACTGACACATGGTCATTTTGATCATATTGGAGCAGTCAATGAATTAGCAACTCATTACCAAGTTCCCATTTATGCGCATAAAAAAGAAAAAGAATATTTTGAAAATCCAGATGTTAATTTATCACCTATGATTTATGAACGTCTTGTGTTAAATCCTAATTTTGATTATCAATTTTTAGCAGATGGAGCCGAATTTGATTGCATCGATACAAACATTCAAGCTTTCCATGTGCCAGGACATACAACAGGAAGTTTGTGTTTTTATTTTAAAGAAGGTGACATGCTCTTTACAGGGGATACCTTATTCAAAGGATCCATTGGTCGCACCGACTTTATTTATGGAAATCATGATCAGTTAGTAACTGGTATTAAGAAAAAGCTGCTAACATTACCCAAAAATACCCTTGTTTATCCAGGGCATGGTGATTGTACAACGATTGAAGAAGAAACAAATCATAATCCATTTTTAAAATAA
- a CDS encoding ROK family glucokinase: MKKYVFGIDVGGTTVKCGLFSSKGELLEAWEIVTNKDNNGENILSDIAKTIDAKCAEKGINKDEVEGVGVGVPGPVNNEGIVVVAVNLGWSTKNVKEELESLVNLPVAVGNDANVAALGELWLGAAAGAKDAIMFTLGTGVGGGVIIDGKVIAGVHGAGGEIGHIAVVLEDGNQCNCGKKGCLETVASATGIVRETEKYLAATEEASTLRDLEKIEAKDVFDAAKAGDVVGIKMVDQLGRYIGLTAANLAATTDPEKIIIGGGVSKAGDILIETIKKHYQAFAFSAVRETEFVLAELGNDAGIVGSAYLAKTL; this comes from the coding sequence ATGAAAAAATACGTATTCGGAATTGATGTTGGGGGGACAACAGTCAAGTGTGGATTATTCTCTTCTAAAGGTGAATTATTAGAAGCATGGGAAATTGTAACGAACAAAGATAATAATGGTGAAAATATTCTTTCAGATATTGCTAAAACAATTGACGCTAAATGCGCTGAAAAAGGAATTAACAAAGATGAAGTTGAAGGAGTAGGGGTGGGAGTACCTGGTCCTGTTAATAATGAAGGAATTGTAGTAGTCGCTGTTAACTTAGGTTGGTCGACAAAAAATGTTAAAGAAGAGTTAGAATCGTTAGTTAACTTACCGGTGGCTGTTGGAAATGATGCAAACGTTGCGGCTTTAGGAGAATTATGGTTAGGAGCAGCAGCAGGTGCTAAAGATGCTATCATGTTCACATTAGGAACAGGAGTGGGTGGTGGTGTCATCATCGACGGTAAAGTGATTGCAGGTGTTCACGGTGCTGGTGGAGAAATTGGACATATCGCAGTTGTTTTAGAAGATGGAAATCAATGTAACTGTGGAAAAAAAGGATGTTTAGAAACGGTTGCTTCAGCAACTGGAATTGTTCGTGAAACAGAAAAATATTTAGCAGCAACTGAAGAGGCATCAACGTTACGCGATTTAGAAAAAATCGAGGCAAAAGACGTTTTCGATGCAGCTAAAGCAGGAGATGTAGTTGGAATCAAAATGGTAGATCAATTAGGACGCTACATTGGATTAACAGCGGCTAACTTAGCAGCAACAACGGATCCTGAAAAAATCATTATTGGTGGTGGAGTTTCAAAAGCAGGAGATATCTTAATTGAAACGATTAAAAAACATTACCAAGCCTTCGCATTCAGTGCGGTTCGTGAAACAGAATTTGTATTAGCTGAACTTGGAAATGACGCTGGAATCGTCGGATCAGCTTATTTAGCAAAAACATTATAA